Genomic segment of Methanolobus mangrovi:
TTTTGGGGCAGAACTTACTTCATCATTTTATTCCTGAGGCATCAAGGTCTGAAATGGAAAAGCATTTTACCAGTGCACTGGACAAAATTGAGTGCAATATCAACTATTATGAGTGTCCTGTAGTCACAAAACAAAACGAACAACTCGTGATTTCCTGGTACTCAAAATCCCTGACTGATGAGGTCGGTAATGTAAAAGGAATTCTTTGTTCCGGTATGGATGTAACTGCACAAAAAAGAGCAGCAGAGAAACTCCGGGAGCAAAACCGTGCCATGGAAGCTTCCATAGATGGGATGGCCATCATGAATGAGAAAGGTACATTTACTTATGTCAATGATGCTCATGCCAGTATCTTTGGATATAATGGTCCGGATGAGATAATTGGGAAAAAATGGGAATTTCTCTATAATGATTCTGAGATAGAACGGGTTGCTAATGATGTGCTATCTAAGTTTAACCTGAAAGGGAAGTGGAAAGGTGAACTGCTTGGCAAGAAGAAGGACGGCAGTACATTTTTCCATGAAGTATCTCTTACTGCTTTCGATAAAGGTATGATCTGTGTTGTTAGGGACATATCCGAGCGCAAGGAAGTCGAGTCCAGGTTAAATCAATATGCATCCCAACTCAAAAGCTCAAATGAACTAAAAGACCTTTTTACTGATATACTCCGCCATGATCTCTTAAATCCTGCAGGTGTTGTCAAAGGTTTCAATGATATGCTTTTAGAGGAAGAAGTTGATGCAAATAAAAAATATAAACTCCAATTGATAGGGAATAATGTGTCCCGTCTTATAGGGATGATCGAGTCGGCTGCAAAATTTGCAAGGCTTGAGGATACTGATGAGCTGGATTTCAAATCCATGGATCTTGCAGCTATAATTCGCAATGTAATCCAGGAGTTTGAACCCCAACTAACGGAAAAGAACATAACCATTGATGTGAAGGTAGGAAAATCACATCCCGCTATAGTGAATCCTCTCATTGATGGTGTATTTGTCAATTTCATTTCCAACGCCATAAAATATGGTCCTTCTGATAGTGTTGTGGTGGTTGAAGTACAGGACTATGATGGTGAATGGAAGGTTATGGTAACAGATTCAGGTGAAGGTATACCTGATAAAGATAAGCAACTGGTGTTCAATCGTTTCAAGCGTCTTGGTGAGAAGAAGAAGGCTGTAAAAGGTTCCGGGCTTGGTCTTGCAATCGCTCAAAGAATAATTGAATTACATGGTGGCAAAATAGGTGTTAATGACAATCCTGCAGGGAAAGGAAGTATATTCTGGGCAACTGTAAAAAAGGCATAAGGGTTTATTTGCCAATATCCTCATACCAGATATCTGGTTTTTCACGAATGAATTCTTTCATAATTTCCTTGCATTCTTCTATATTAAGATCAACTACTTCAACGCCATGCTCTCTCATGAAATCGGCAGCTCCTTCAAATGTATCTGATTCGCCTGCAATGACTTTCTTGATTCCAAACTGTACTATTGCTCCTGCACAAAGGTAGCAAGGCATTAATGTTGAATAAATGACTGTGTCGTTATATTTTCCTATTCTACCTGCATTACGGATGCAATCTATTTCAGCATGTGCCAGCGGATCATCGTGTTGCACTCTCCTGTTATGTCCTCTGCTGATAATCTCTCCTTTCCTTACAAGGACTGATCCTATGGGGATCCCTCCTTCTTCAAGTCCTTTTTTAGCTTCCTCAATAGCACTTTGCATGAAAGTATCCATAGTATTCTCCTGGTAAAATAATTAAAAATTAATATCTCTATATATAGATATACCATTTGCTATTGTTGGTGACCGCTAATTGGTGAAAAAACAGAAAGGATATTGTATGCATGGGCATACTTTATCTAAGTTATAAAGTTAACATAATATTTCCAAAAAAACAGCTATTTTCATGTGCACTAATGGCTGCAGGTTTTAGTATTTCAATACCCATGTTCATGGTTTTTGATGCTGTGAGTATTTCCATAAGTGACAGCTTTCCTTCTTCAAACCGGTCTCCTACGGTTTTCATACCTTCTATAAATCCTTCTTCGATTACATCTATGGGGTCGACGCCTGACCTGATGGTTTCGATTGCCACATTTGTTGCTTCATCATCATTGAAGTCTATTACTGAGTTTT
This window contains:
- a CDS encoding cobalamin B12-binding domain-containing protein, which codes for MNYNESTKKELIKKAKNSVIDFNDDEATNVAIETIRSGVDPIDVIEEGFIEGMKTVGDRFEEGKLSLMEILTASKTMNMGIEILKPAAISAHENSCFFGNIMLTL
- a CDS encoding nucleoside deaminase yields the protein MDTFMQSAIEEAKKGLEEGGIPIGSVLVRKGEIISRGHNRRVQHDDPLAHAEIDCIRNAGRIGKYNDTVIYSTLMPCYLCAGAIVQFGIKKVIAGESDTFEGAADFMREHGVEVVDLNIEECKEIMKEFIREKPDIWYEDIGK
- a CDS encoding PAS domain S-box protein, which encodes MELSDKPRILVVDDEPMNVELLQAYLQLDYEVLSAYNGREALDIVFREIPDLVLLDVMMPDINGYQVCEQIKSSEKTRFIPVVLVTALSGREDRLRGMEAKADDFLTKPVDRLELKMRVNSLLRIKDLHDNLVRERDQAQNYLDVAAVMMLVLDTEQNITLINKRGLEILGYTNEGDVLGQNLLHHFIPEASRSEMEKHFTSALDKIECNINYYECPVVTKQNEQLVISWYSKSLTDEVGNVKGILCSGMDVTAQKRAAEKLREQNRAMEASIDGMAIMNEKGTFTYVNDAHASIFGYNGPDEIIGKKWEFLYNDSEIERVANDVLSKFNLKGKWKGELLGKKKDGSTFFHEVSLTAFDKGMICVVRDISERKEVESRLNQYASQLKSSNELKDLFTDILRHDLLNPAGVVKGFNDMLLEEEVDANKKYKLQLIGNNVSRLIGMIESAAKFARLEDTDELDFKSMDLAAIIRNVIQEFEPQLTEKNITIDVKVGKSHPAIVNPLIDGVFVNFISNAIKYGPSDSVVVVEVQDYDGEWKVMVTDSGEGIPDKDKQLVFNRFKRLGEKKKAVKGSGLGLAIAQRIIELHGGKIGVNDNPAGKGSIFWATVKKA